The nucleotide window AGTAACATTTAATGAGGCGTTACGCATAGAAGGTGATACTTATGCTCGTTACCAAGTACGGATTCAAGAATTATGGGAATCCCTTTCAATTATTGAACAGTTAATTGACAATATTCCGGAAGGCGATTATCGAGTGCCAACCAATGCAGTGATTAAGCTGCCTAAGGGCGAATACTATCAGAAAGTTGAAACAGCAAGAGGTGAGTTAGGAGTTTATATTATCAGTACGGGCACAAAGAATCCGTACCGTGTAAAATTCAGATCTCCTGGTTTCTCCAATTTGTCTGTTCTAAATCATATTGCTGTTGGAAGTAAAATAGCAGATTTAGTAGCAATAATGGCAACGTTAGACCTTGTAATACCTGATATTGATAGATGATATGGACACATTTAAATTAACATGGAATATTACTGAAACTATTCAGGACTGGCTAGTTAGTATAATGTCTGAGAATGCTGCCAATATTACGGCTATGGTCTTAGTTGCCATTATTTATTTAACACTTTTTGCAGTTGCAGGATTGTATTTGGTGTTGTTGGAGCGACGTGTAGCGGCATGGTTTCAACTGCGTCTTGGCCCAAATAGAGTTGGTTTTCAAGGATTGTTGCAAACTATGGCTGATGCTCTTAAGTTGGTGTCTAAAGAATTAACAGGTACAGTTAAGGCAGATAAATTTCTCTACAATTTGGCTCCATATTTTGTTATTGTTACGTCATTAATGGCCTTGGCTGTATTTCCCTTTACTAAAGGATTTCAGGCATTCGATATAAATATTGGCGTCTTCTTTCTAATAGCTATATCATCGATCGGTGTCATTGGGATTTTACTAGGTGGGTGGAGTAGTAATAACAAATTTGCCCTAATCGGTGCCATGAGAAGTGGTGTGCAGACCATTAGTTACGAATTATCTATAGGATTATCTCTATTGACAATGGTGCTT belongs to Aegicerativicinus sediminis and includes:
- the nuoH gene encoding NADH-quinone oxidoreductase subunit NuoH, with the translated sequence MDTFKLTWNITETIQDWLVSIMSENAANITAMVLVAIIYLTLFAVAGLYLVLLERRVAAWFQLRLGPNRVGFQGLLQTMADALKLVSKELTGTVKADKFLYNLAPYFVIVTSLMALAVFPFTKGFQAFDINIGVFFLIAISSIGVIGILLGGWSSNNKFALIGAMRSGVQTISYELSIGLSLLTMVLMTGTLQLSEIVEVQKSGWLIVQGHIPAIIAFMVYMIAGTAETNRAPFDMVEAESELGAGFHTEYSGMKFAYFFLAEFINMFIIACIATTVFFGAWLSPFGITESIPWLGVFWFLLKAFVLVFLMMWFRWTFPRLRIDQLLTLEWKYLLPINLVNIMIMAFLVWQNLIIKF